The Juglans regia cultivar Chandler chromosome 2, Walnut 2.0, whole genome shotgun sequence genome includes a window with the following:
- the LOC108995455 gene encoding probable methyltransferase PMT2, giving the protein MATKGNSGDNRSRSSMSIFIVVGLCGFFYILGAWQRSGFGKGDSIAVEITKQTDCSILSNLNYETHHGGDAGTIDESEAEVNEFKPCDDRYIDYTPCQDQMRAMTFPRENMIYRERHCPPENEKLRCLIPARKGYVTPFPWPQSRDYVPYANAPYKSLTVEKAIQNWIQYEGNVFRFPGGGTQFPHGADAYINELASVIPLDNGMVRTALDTGCGVASWGAYLFKKNVIAMSFAPRDSHEAQVQFALERGVPAVIGVLGTIKLPYPSRAFDMAHCSRCLIPWGANDGLYMMEVDRVLRPGGYWVLSGPPINWKNNYQAWQRPKEELQEEQRNIEEIAKLLCWEKKHEKGDIAIWRKRISYDYCRDQDSQPAMCESENADGVWYKKMEACVTPYPETTNPDEVADGAWKPFPERLNAVPFRISSGSIPGISVEAYQEDNRSWKKHVNAYKRINKIIDSGRYRNIMDMNAGLGSFAAALESPKLWVMNVMPTIAEKDTLGVIFERGLIGIYHDWCEAFSTYPRTYDLIHANGIFSLYKDKCNAEDILLEMDRILRPEGAVIFRDQMDVLIKVKRIVKGMRWNTKMVDHEDGPLVQEKILFAVKQYWVAGENNSTSSQ; this is encoded by the exons ATGGCGACAAAGGGGAACTCGGGAGACAATAGAAGTAGGAGTTCAATGTCAATTTTCATTGTTGTTGGTCTGTGTGGTTTCTTCTATATACTGGGTGCATGGCAGCGAAGTGGTTTTGGCAAGGGAGACAGCATAGCTGTGGAGATTACCAAACAGACAGATTGCAGTATCCTCTCGAACCTAAATTATGAGACCCATCATGGTGGAGATGCTGGGACAATTGATGAATCTGAAGCAGAAGTTAATGAGTTCAAGCCATGTGATGATCGCTACATTGATTACACACCCTGTCAAGATCAAATGCGGGCTATGACATTTCCACGAGAAAACATGATCTATAGGGAACGGCATTGCCCTCCTGAGAATGAGAAACTGCGCTGCCTTATTCCTGCACGCAAAGGATATGTGACCCCATTTCCATGGCCCCAGAGTCGCGACTATGTGCCTTATGCAAATGCACCTTATAAGAGCTTGACAGTTGAGAAGGCTATTCAGAACTGGATTCAATATGAGGGCAATGTTTTTAGATTCCCTGGTGGAGGCACACAGTTTCCTCATGGAGCGGATGCATATATTAACGAACTCGCATCTGTGATTCCACTAGACAACGGGATGGTTAGAACTGCTTTGGATACAGGCTGTGGG GTTGCAAGTTGGGGTGCATACctattcaagaaaaatgttattgcCATGTCATTTGCACCAAGGGACTCTCATGAAGCACAAGTTCAATTTGCTTTGGAAAGAGGTGTTCCGGCTGTTATTGGTGTTCTTGGAACCATAAAGCTGCCATATCCTTCCAGAGCCTTTGACATGGCACACTGTTCCCGTTGCTTGATTCCATGGGGTGCAAATG ATGGATTGTACATGATGGAAGTTGACCGAGTTCTTAGACCCGGTGGTTACTGGGTTCTTTCTGGTCCACCCATCAACTGGAAGAATAATTACCAAGCATGGCAACGTCCCAAAGAAGAACTTCAGGAGGAACAAAGAAACATTGAAGAGATTGCCAAACTTCTTTGTTGGGAAAAGAAGCATGAGAAGGGTGATATTGCTATTTGGAGGAAAAGAATAAGTTATGACTATTGCCGTGATCAAGATTCTCAACCTGCAATGTGTGAATCTGAAAATGCTGATGGTGTTTG GTACAAAAAGATGGAAGCATGTGTAACTCCGTATCCTGAGACTACTAATCCTGATGAAGTTGCTGACGGAGCATGGAAGCCATTTCCAGAGAGACTCAATGCTGTTCCTTTCAGAATATCTAGTGGATCCATTCCTGGAATATCcgttgaggcataccaggagGACAACCGCTCATGGAAGAAGCATGTGAATGCTTATAAGAGGATCAACAAGATCATTGATTCTGGCAGATATCGCAATATTATGGATATGAATGCTGGTCTAGGAAGTTTTGCTGCTGCTCTTGAATCTCCTAAGTTGTGGGTTATGAATGTTATGCCTACAATAGCTGAGAAGGACACACTGGGTGTCATATTTGAGCGTGGATTGATCGGCATATATCATGATTG GTGTGAAGCCTTCTCCACGTATCCTAGGACGTACGACCTTATTCATGCAAATGGTATTTTCAGCTTATACAAGGATAA GTGCAATGCGGAAGACATTCTTCTGGAGATGGATCGTATCCTACGGCCTGAAGGGGCTGTTATATTCCGTGACCAAATGGATGTGCTAATCAAGGTTAAAAGAATTGTGAAAGGAATGAGGTGGAATACAAAAATGGTAGATCATGAGGATGGCCCTCTTGTCCAAGAAAAGATATTGTTTGCTGTCAAACAGTATTGGGTTGCAGGTGAAAACAACTCTACATCTTCACAGTGA